One Candidatus Nomurabacteria bacterium genomic window carries:
- a CDS encoding NUDIX domain-containing protein, whose protein sequence is MAHIHTLSGQHDFTVSVYIVRQFDDIDWRIALHVHKKHNSLLPFGGHIELDETPWQAVARELKEESGYDMSSLSIVLSKPKLGLVGCDEHFVPFSVNTHAVPGDVPHYHTDLTYAFVAKEEPTNAIADDESSDIRWLSLQEVEELSEKEIYQDARQLSVYVLQSVQNMPAQI, encoded by the coding sequence ATGGCACATATTCACACTCTAAGTGGCCAACATGATTTTACAGTGAGCGTATATATCGTGAGACAATTTGATGATATAGACTGGCGAATCGCATTACACGTACACAAAAAACATAATTCGTTGCTTCCTTTTGGTGGGCATATAGAACTAGACGAAACGCCATGGCAGGCGGTCGCGAGAGAACTAAAAGAAGAATCAGGGTATGATATGAGTTCGCTGTCCATTGTTCTTTCTAAGCCTAAACTAGGACTCGTAGGTTGCGATGAACATTTTGTACCGTTTTCTGTTAATACTCATGCTGTCCCAGGTGACGTACCTCATTACCATACTGATCTTACCTATGCATTTGTTGCAAAAGAAGAACCTACTAACGCAATTGCTGATGACGAATCTAGTGATATACGATGGCTAAGCCTACAAGAAGTAGAAGAGTTATCAGAAAAAGAAATCTATCAAGATGCAAGACAGTTAAGCGTATATGTGCTTCAATCTGTGCAAAACATGCCAGCACAGATATAG